In one Lolium rigidum isolate FL_2022 chromosome 3, APGP_CSIRO_Lrig_0.1, whole genome shotgun sequence genomic region, the following are encoded:
- the LOC124694206 gene encoding short-chain dehydrogenase TIC 32 B, chloroplastic-like, with amino-acid sequence MLQAAKYLLGSPGASGFGSKSTAEEVTASCPDLDSLTAIITGATSGIGAETARVLAKRGARVVIPARNVKAAEDMRARILGECPDADVLVLHLDLSSLASVRAFAQRFLALGLPLHLLVNNAGKFSHGQLALSEDGVEMTFATNYLGHFLLTKLLLGRMVETAAATGVQGRIVNVSSSVHSWFSGDWADYLSQVTRRKIAYDATQAYAVSKLANVLHTKELAVRLREMGADITVNCVHPGIVRTRLNRDREGIVTDLVFVLLSKLLKTIPQAAATTCYAAAHPRLAGVSGRYFADCNEALPSPAATSRREAARLWQASEAMISGGITQQGGGIPVLQPDRNI; translated from the exons ATGCTGCAGGCGGCGAAGTACCTGCTGGGCTCCCCGGGCGCGAGCGGGTTCGGCTCCAAGTCGACCGCCGAGGAGGTGACCGCGTCCTGCCCGGACCTCGACTCGCTCACCGCGATCATCACCGGCGCGACGTCGGGAATCGGGGCGGAGACGGCGCGGGTGCTGGCGAAGCGCGGCGCGCGGGTGGTCATCCCGGCGCGGAACGTCAAGGCGGCCGAGGACATGCGCGCCCGCATCCTCGGCGAGTGCCCCGACGCCGACGTCCTCGTGCTTCATCTCGACCTCAGCTCACTCGCCTCCGTCCGCGCCTTCGCGCAGCGGTTTCTCGCGCTCGGCTTGCCTCTCCACCTCCTCGT AAACAACGCGGGCAAGTTCTCGCACGGGCAGCTGGCGCTGTCGGAGGACGGCGTGGAGATGACCTTCGCCACCAACTATCTGGGCCACTTCCTGCTCACCAAGCTGCTGCTTGGGAGGAtggtggagacggcggcggcgacgggggtGCAGGGCCGCATCGTCAACGTCTCATCCAGCGTCCACAGCTGGTTCTCCGGCGACTGGGCCGACTACCTCAGCCAAGTCACCCGCCGCAAGAT AGCCTACGACGCGACGCAGGCGTACGCGGTGTCGAAGCTCGCCAACGTGCTGCACACCAAGGAGCTCGCCGTCCGTCTCCGGGAAATGGGCGCCGACATCACCGTCAACTGCGTCCACCCCGGCATCGTCAGGACACGACTCAACCGCGACCGGGAGGGCATCGTCACAGATCTGGTGTTCGTGCTGCTGTCCAAGCTGCTCAAGACAATCCCACAG GCTGCGGCGACCACCTGCTACGCGGCGGCGCACCCGAGGCTGGCCGGAGTCTCGGGCCGCTACTTCGCCGACTGCAACGAGGCGCTGCCGTCGCCGGCAGCCACCAGCCGACGAGAGGCCGCGCGCCTCTGGCAGGCGTCGGAGGCCATGATCTCCGGCGGCATAACCCAGCAAGGCGGTGGTATTCCAGTGCTACAGCCAGACAGGAACATCTGA